From the Lathyrus oleraceus cultivar Zhongwan6 chromosome 4, CAAS_Psat_ZW6_1.0, whole genome shotgun sequence genome, one window contains:
- the LOC127138266 gene encoding probable galacturonosyltransferase 4, with protein sequence MVATRSIVILLLCITVVTPILLYTDRLTTFNYSSAHQEFVEDVTTFTVGGVDSGHLNLLPQETSTIVKEPIGVVYSENSSNSNNLLRGEHVVTRVLSATNEEGRVKGENSIKLVTDEEDAIDANDNDEKLTKSSNASDQASQVILTKQGKRHIESSSKVNNIKHSEETPPDARVRKLKDQLIQAKVYLSLQAVRNIPHLTRELRLRVKEVSRTIGEASKDSDLPRNANERMKAMEQSLMKARQIHDDCATSVKKLRAMLHSSEDQLRVHKKQTLFLTQLTAKTLPKGLHCLPLRLTTEYYSLNSSQQQFPNHEKLEDPGLYHYAIFSDNILATAVVVNSTAAHAKDSSKHVFHIVTDRLNYAAMRMWFLANPPGKAAVQVQNIEDFAWLNSSYSPVLKQLSSPSMIDYYFKAHRASSDSNLKFRNPKYLSMLNHLRFYLPEIFPNLKKVLFLDDDVIVQKDLTGLWSINLKGNVNGAVETCTENFHRFDRYLNFSNPLIAKNFDPRACGWAYGMNVFDLVEWKKQNITEVYHNWQKLNHNRQLWKLGTLPPGLITFWKRTFALNRSWHVLGLGYNPNVNLKDIERAAVIHYNGNMKPWLEISIPKFRGYWMKYVDYNIVYLRECNINP encoded by the exons ATGGTGGCTACCAGAAGTATTGTGATTTTGTTGCTTTGTATTACTGTTGTTACTCCGATTCTGCTTTACACTGATCGTCTTACAACTTTCAATTACTCCTCCG CTCACCAGGAGTTTGTTGAAGATGTAACAACTTTC ACTGTCGGTGGAGTAGACTCTGGCCATTTAAATTTGCTGCCTCAG GAGACCTCTACCATCGTTAAGGAACCGATTGGGGTTGTATATTCAGAGAATTCTTCAAACAGTAACAATTTGCTTCGAG GGGAGCATGTAGTAACCAGGGTATTGTCAGCTACAAACGAGGAAGGTCGAGTTAAAGGGGAGAACTCCATCAAACTGGTGACAGATGAGGAAGATGCTATTGATGCTAACGACAACGATGAGAAACTTACTAAATCATCTAATGCTTCTGATCAGGCATCTCAAGTTATA CTTACCAAGCAAGGGAAACGGCATATTGAATCTTCTAGCAAAGTAAACAATATCAAGCATAGTGAAGAAACACCGCCTGATGCTCGGGTACGGAAGCTAAAGGATCAGCTCATCCAAGCTAAAGTTTATCTTTCCCTTCAGGCTGTTAGGAACATTCCCCATCTCACTCGGGAGCTTCGGTTACGGGTAAAGGAAGTTTCACGAACAATCGGAGAGGCAAGCAAAGATTCCGACTTGCCAAGGAA TGCAAATGAGAGAATGAAAGCAATGGAGCAATCATTGATGAAAGCAAGGCAAATTCACGATGATTGTGCCACATCTGTGAAGAAGCTTAGGGCTATGCTCCACTCATCAGAGGACCAGCTTCGCGTGCACAAGAAACAAACCTTGTTCTTAACACAGTTGACAGCTAAAACACTGCCTAAAGGTCTCCACTGTCTTCCCTTGCGCCTTACAACTGAATACTATAGCTTGAACTCTTCTCAGCAACAATTCCCCAATCATGAGAAGCTAGAAGACCCTGGTCTATACCATTATGCAATATTCTCAGATAACATATTGGCAACAGCTGTTGTTGTGAATTCTACTGCTGCCCATGCTAAG GACTCCTCCAAACATGTTTTCCACATTGTAACTGATAGGCTCAATTATGCGGCAATGAGGATGTGGTTTTTGGCAAATCCACCTGGGAAGGCGGCAGTTCAAGTTCAAAACATCGAAGATTTTGCATGGTTGAATTCGAGTTACAGTCCAGTTCTTAAGCAGTTAAGTTCTCCTTCAATGATAGATTATTACTTTAAGGCTCACCGTGCTTCTTCTGATTCAAACCTCAAGTTTCGGAATCCTAAGTATTTATCTATGTTGAACCACCTCCGCTTCTACTTGCCTGAAATATTTCCAAACCTCAAGAAAGTGCTGTTTTTGGATGACGATGTAATTGTGCAGAAGGATCTTACTGGTCTTTGGTCAATTAACTTGAAGGGAAATGTAAATGGTGCTGTCGAAACTTGTACAGAAAATTTTCATCGGTTTGATCGTTACCTCAACTTCTCAAATCCTCTTATTGCAAAGAATTTTGACCCCCGTGCTTGTGGATGGGCATATGGTATGAATGTTTTTGATCTAGTCGAATGGAAGAAACAAAACATCACAGAGGTGTACCATAACTGGCAGAAGCTG AATCATAATAGACAACTATGGAAGTTAGGAACCCTGCCACCCGGTCTTATAACATTCTGGAAACGCACTTTTGCGCTGAACCGATCTTGGCACGTCCTGGGTCTTGGCTACAACCCCAATGTCAACCTAAAAGATATTGAAAGGGCTGCTGTAATACACTATAATGGAAACATGAAACCATGGCTTGAGATAAGTATTCCGAAATTTCGTGGTTATTGGATGAAGTATGTTGATTATAATATTGTATATTTGAGAGAATGCAACATCAATCCATAA